A stretch of DNA from candidate division TA06 bacterium:
CTCCTCCCACGCACCCATCCCCGGTTCAATATGGTTCAATATTGAGCAATCTTCTGCGGTTCCAAAATCTTTCTTGTGATGTATCTATTTATCCTTCGCCTAATCGGCTTCCCGCCTCCGCTGTCCCTAGCTCCGTCGGGCTTCGCGGGGGACTTCGCCCGACTCAGCGCTACCCCCTTAGTCGGGCTTGCGTCTTGTATGGCTCCGAAGGACCACTGGACTCCTCCAGAATGACACGAGGGGTGAGTAGGGAGAGGCCTATTCAGTTTAGTCGAGGACGGTGCCGTCTTGGAAGACTATATGTCCGTCGACTATGGTGATGTAGGCTGCGCCCTCAAGTTCTCTGCCGACATAGGGTGAGTTTCTGGATCTGGATTCGAATTTCTCTGCGTCTACCTTCCACTTCACATTCAGATCGATGATCGTAACATTTGCTCTTGAACCTGGCTTCAGAGTCCCTGCACCCAAGTTGAGTATCTTCCCCGGGTTGCAGCTCATGCAGGCTATCGCCCTCTTAATCGAGACGCCCTTCTTCTTCACCACTTCAGTCAGGACCAGAGCCAGTGCTGTCTCCAGGCCTATCATGCCAAATGGTGCAGCTGTGAACTCAGCCTCTTTTTCAAAGAAGGCATGGGGAGCATGATCTGTTGCCACTACATCTATGGTCCTATCCCCAATTCCCTCAATCAGAGCATCAACATCTTCTGCTGTTCTGAGCGGAGGATTGACCTTCAAGTTTGTATCGAAGGAGGATATCAGATCATCAGTGAGTGTGAGATGGTGCGGAGTAACCTCGCATGTTACGGGCAAACCGTCCTTTTTTGCTACCCTCACCAGCTCCACAGACCTTCTAGTCGAAACATGCGCTATATGCAGTCTTCCACCTGCGTACCTGCACAGTGCAATGTCCCTCGCCACCATCATCTCTTCCGCAACTGAGGGCCACCCATTCAAGCCGAGCTTCGTGGAGACGAACCCTTCGTTCATCTGGCAGCCCGTGGTCATATCTGTATTCTCGCAGTGGGATATGACTGGGATATTGAACTGCTTGGTATATTCGAGCGCCCTCCGCATTATTTCAGCATTCATAATTGGACTGCCGTCATCAGATATGGCAACACAGCCGGCCTCAACCAAGTCACCAATCTCTGCCAGTTCGTTGCCCCGTCGCCCCTTGGTGATTGCTCCTACAGGAAAGACACTACACTTCCCCCGCTCCTTTGCTCTTTCAAGTATGAACCTGACTGTGCTCTGGTCATCTATTGGAGGCGCTGTATTCGGCATGCAGCAGACAGCGACAAAACCTCCCTTGACGGCTGCCCTCGTCCCAGACCCAATCGTCTCCTCATCCTCTCTCCCCGGTTCCCTCAGGTGGGCATGCATGTCAATCAGACCCGGAACAACTATCTTGTCAGAAGCATCGATAGTGACTGCGCCCTTTGAGGCTATTGACCTGGAAACTTTCGAGATTTTTCCGTTCTTGATGAGCACGTCCTGAACAGTATCAACGTTTGAAGCTGGGTCAATGACGCGACCACCTTTGATCAAAAGTGAAGTCTGGCCCTTGGATTTTGGTGCCCGGACGCTAGTTTTCACGGTCCCTTTCCTCTGTTTGTAGTTCCTTTTCAGGACTTTCACCACCAGTTAGCAAGTAAAGGAGAGCCATCCTCACCGCCACACCGTTCGTCACCTGATCTAGTATCACCGACCATGAACCGTCTGCCACATCAGGATCAAGCTCAATCCCTCTATTGATAGGCCCCGGATGCATTATGACCACGTCTTCTCTTGCTCCCCGTAGTCTCTTTTTGTCTATACCATAGAGTCTTGCATATTCTCTTACTGATGGAAACAGACCTGTATCCTGACGCTCCAACTGTATCCTCAATACATTTATGACGTCCTTGTCTTTTATAGCCTCGTCGATATTGTAGTAGACCTGTACTCCCAACTTGTCTGCATGCATTGGAATCAGGGTCGGTGGGCCACACACTGAGACTTCTGCTCCCATCGTCTTCAAGCCCCAGATGTCGGAGCGAGCAACTCTTGAGTGTTCGATGTCTCCCACGATGAGAACCTTCAGACCATCCAGTCTGTTCAGCCTCTCTCTTATGGTCATCATATCGAGAAGCCCCTGCGTAGGATGCTCATGAGCGCCATCGCCAGCGTTTATGACGGATGCACTCAGCCTTTTTGCCAGAAAATGGGCTGCCCCCGGAGCTGAATGGCGAATAATCACCACATCAATCTTCATAGCTTCAATATTCCTGGCCGTATCAAGAAGGGTCTCCCCTTTCAATATGGCTGAGGATTTTGCAGATACATTTATGGTGTCAGCAGAAAGCCTTTTTGCAGCAATATCAAAAGAAGCTTGCGTTCTGGTGCTCGGCTCAAGAAACAGGTTGACAATAGTCTTTCCACGGAGTACCGGAACTTTTCTTATGGGCCTTTCACTTATTTCTTTGAAAGACTCCGCTGTGCCCAGCATGAGATCTATCTCCTCCCGACTCACGCCTTCAAGGCCGAGGAGATCCTTCCGCTCAAACTTCATTCCCGCAACTCCTTCAGTATAACAGCATCCTTCCCGTCTACCTCTTTGAGCATTACATCAACGGTCTCGGAATTTGAAGTTGGAACGTTCTTGCCTACATAGTCAGCCCTTATGGGAAGCTCTCTGTGTCCTCTGTCCACAAGCACGGCCAGTTGCATCGACTTTGGTCTACCAAAATCGATTATCTCGTCCAGGGCTGCCCTTATCGTCCTTCCAGTGAAAAGAACGTCGTCCACAAGCACTACTGTTTTGCCGTTCACATCGAA
This window harbors:
- a CDS encoding dihydroorotase, encoding MKTSVRAPKSKGQTSLLIKGGRVIDPASNVDTVQDVLIKNGKISKVSRSIASKGAVTIDASDKIVVPGLIDMHAHLREPGREDEETIGSGTRAAVKGGFVAVCCMPNTAPPIDDQSTVRFILERAKERGKCSVFPVGAITKGRRGNELAEIGDLVEAGCVAISDDGSPIMNAEIMRRALEYTKQFNIPVISHCENTDMTTGCQMNEGFVSTKLGLNGWPSVAEEMMVARDIALCRYAGGRLHIAHVSTRRSVELVRVAKKDGLPVTCEVTPHHLTLTDDLISSFDTNLKVNPPLRTAEDVDALIEGIGDRTIDVVATDHAPHAFFEKEAEFTAAPFGMIGLETALALVLTEVVKKKGVSIKRAIACMSCNPGKILNLGAGTLKPGSRANVTIIDLNVKWKVDAEKFESRSRNSPYVGRELEGAAYITIVDGHIVFQDGTVLD
- a CDS encoding aspartate carbamoyltransferase catalytic subunit, with protein sequence MKFERKDLLGLEGVSREEIDLMLGTAESFKEISERPIRKVPVLRGKTIVNLFLEPSTRTQASFDIAAKRLSADTINVSAKSSAILKGETLLDTARNIEAMKIDVVIIRHSAPGAAHFLAKRLSASVINAGDGAHEHPTQGLLDMMTIRERLNRLDGLKVLIVGDIEHSRVARSDIWGLKTMGAEVSVCGPPTLIPMHADKLGVQVYYNIDEAIKDKDVINVLRIQLERQDTGLFPSVREYARLYGIDKKRLRGAREDVVIMHPGPINRGIELDPDVADGSWSVILDQVTNGVAVRMALLYLLTGGESPEKELQTEERDREN